A segment of the Denticeps clupeoides chromosome 2, fDenClu1.1, whole genome shotgun sequence genome:
GGCCAGCGTCACCGCACACGACTCGTTGTACACccttaaaaaaagacaactaTCATCAGCCTGACACCTTACTCTTACTGGCCAAAAACGCTATCAGACACATACAACTCGACCACCTGGATCCGGTTTATCATTTCACCGCGTGGCCTGCATCCTCCGGGTTACGCAACGTCAGGGTGGTCCGTGTCGATGTCAGAAgggttgtttacatttacagcatttatcagacgcccttatctagagcgacttacaataagtagtcacagggacagtagttacagcaactcagggttaagtgtcttgctcagggacacaatggtagtaagtgggatttgaacctgggtcttctggttcataggcgagtgttttaccccaCTAGGCAGTTAATGCCGCCCTCATTTCGAACACTAACGTCACGCCAACGCTTCATCGATATTTTGGGCAAAGTGTATCTTCAGAAAAGCGAACCGCGCCCTGTGCCGTGTTTCAGTTCCGGCCGATCAATAGGAGACGAGCCGTTCAAGATAACAGAGCTCAATATCTGTCGGCATTCCACGACTCGAACCCGGTGCAGTGATCGGCCGGTTTCTGGGACAGAGAGTGTCCACTGAAAAACGCTTCAAAGGCTGTAAACAGGGCCGGCGCCATCCGTCCAAAGAAACAACTAGTTTGTTAAAACTAGTTGTTTCTTAATATGAAAGGATTAAACCTTCAAACCAACGTGAATTTACCTGtgtagcaaagcctattaagtagtagtagtaattaaAAAAGGAGCGTTCTGAACACGCCCTCAACGGCCCTTTTTACGCCATCAAGAGTCACCCAGGACGGCTTAAAAAGTGCGACAAAGGTTCCGTTATGGGACAGTTTCAGCTCAGTAAGCATGGAAACAGTGGGAGCTTTTTAAAGCAGCTCTCCGGTGTGTGCAGATGTGTAGAGTAAAGTGCATTTTTACCAGTTATCGACGGGGCAGACGTGCTGGTTGTAGAGGGCCATGGCGTATCTACAGAAAAGGGAACAGGTTAAAAACTCAGCTTCTTGGTCGTATTCTCGGTCGTATTTTTTTGGCACCACCGGGAGTGTTTTATGGGGATAAAAGATAACTCGTGGGAGCGGTTCGGTCGCGTGCCCCACTGCGAAATgcagtaaaaagtgaagtgattgtcattgtgaaatgacacccgccaggccaccactgcctatatGGACAGTTGAAGTAATTTGAATACGTTCGAATCCCCTGCCCGGTTCTCCAGACTCAGAAGATCGTGTGGGGTTGAGCTGGGTCGAGATCAATCCCGTCGATAAAGCTGATTGCTCTATATTGATCTGCAGCGACCCTTCTCTCTCAGCTGATACGAGGATTCCAAACCGAACAAACGAGTTTCTTTCCTGGTTTCATCCGGtcctttaatttgtcaccagCCTCGGAGCGTGTATAAATGTTTATGCCGCGTCCGGTGCTGTTTTTAACCATCTCTGGACCCGTCTCTCCTCTTTACGACTCTGCCTTCAAGTAAACATTTACTCAAGGACGGTGTTTTGAGCCTCCAATGTTCGGTGGTGTAAGATTTGCTTGCCTAATGATAAGAGCAACAGAGATTCCTTCGTCGGACCGGAATGTCCTTAAAAAATGCAACAGTATCAGCCCCAGTTGGACAATCACAGGCCACGGTGGCAACTTCATCCTGAGTGGCAGTGGAACTGGAAAACCGAAAGCCTGGCCCGGATTCTCTAACAGGCCGGTTACATATGAAGTCCATTTACAGAAATGCTGGAACCCACCCTGACCCACTCAGAGACGTCACGTCTACGTCCCACAACTGCATGCGTCTGATGTCACAGGAAAGGTAAAGGAACATGACCTCTGAACCCCAGACGGTTCAGTGAAAAACACAGCGTAGACCTGTCCACGCTGAAGAACTTACACGACCCACATTCCAGTGATGGTGATCACTGGGAGGCTGATGGGTAAAATGATCCAGGGGGACATGTCCAGTACCCGACCGCGCCAACTAATCCgtcccagccaatcagcactcaGTATGGAACTGCACCATCCATCACGCTTTTCCTCCCTGTCAAAAATGGATCAAGGTATTATTGGAATCAATCAATCGATTAGACAATTGGTGGAATTATGATTAACCACGTCCCTACCTTTGCCTGGGGGTTTTTGCCTCGTCTTCAAAACTTTCTTATGGCTTTTTAATTCCATAAAGTCCAAATTTCTATTTTctaaatttcataaataaaaatccctGGTCCTCTAGGAGAACTTGTGCCGGTGTTGGGAGCGCAGCCGTCGACGTTTTTGGGGTGGAAACGTGGCCGTGGCTCTGCCCTCCGCGGGGATCCAGCTGTTGCCCCGGACTCCTCCCTTCCACGTCCGTAACCAGACAGTCAATCATCTCCCGTTTTAACTCGTCTCTCCTAACTCGTAACACATTTCCTCACGCTGGGCGACGCCACAACGTGACGCGGCGTTTTGTCTGTACGTGAGAACTGtaatctcctttttttttttggattattatAATTAACGTGTCTTCTGAAGGGTCCGTCTGTCCGGCGGGGTGGGCGGCGACTCGGGCCGCGTCGCAATTTCACCGAGCTGCGCGCCCTAGCGCCCAGAGGCATGACGGGACTGCCGCACGCCCCCAAGTCGGCCGAGCGGCGCCTGCTTCCGTCTTCTAGGGCACTAGGGCGCACCGGGCTATGTGTTGGGACGCGGCAATTTTTCTGGGTAAAACTTCTAATGTTTATGTCGGTCAGAACCTGCGATCACGAGGCTCACGTGTCCAGCCGGACAGATGTTTCCCCAGACCGaccaaaatgatttatttactcACGACAAAGCAGCAAGAAAAGCAACTTTAGCTGATTAAGATTGTAAAGATGAATGAGCAACCGGCTAAAACCAGCcgcatgtgttttgttttttacatcattaaaacataaaacatacaatcatgtatatgttttataaaaaatagtTCAAAACCTGTCAAGTGAGTCGCGCTATAACATTGAGCCCATATCTAAAATGTAAATTCcggtttcatttgaaatgtacaCAAGATGGCAGTAAATACAGAACTTTACCTGAAGTGTCCACAAAATGACAGCAAATACTCAACttaccctgaaaaaaaaacagaactttacctgaaaatgtaaaaaaaaatgcacaacttTACCTGAAATGTCCACTGGATGTCAGTAAATACAGAATTTTACCTGAAATATCCACTAGTCGGCAGTAAATACAGAATTCTGTATTTAGAATGTCCTAAAGTGTCCACAAGGTGGCAGTAAATACAAAACGTTAACTTAAatggccacaaggtggcagtaTATAAAGAACTTTACCTAGAATGTCCACAAGATGGCAATAAATACAGAACTTTACCTGAAGTGTCCACAAAATGACAGCAAATACACAActttacctaaaaaaaaacagaactttacctgaaaatgtaaaagaaatgcACAACCTTACCTGAAATGTCCACTGGATGTCAGTAAATACAGAATTTTACCTGAAATATCCACAAGTCGGCAGTAAATACAGAATTCTGTATTTAAAATATCCTAAAATGTCCAACAGGTGGCAGTAAATGCAGAATTTTACCTAAAATGTCCACAAGTTGGCAGTAAATACATAATTCTGTATTTAAAATGTCCTAAAGTGTCCACAAGGTGGCAGTAAATACAAAACTTTACCTTAAATGTCCACAAGGTGGCAGTATATACAGAACTTTACCTGAAATGTCCATAGGGTGGCAGTATATACAGAACTTTACCTGAAATGTCCACAGGGTGGCAGTAAATGCAGAACTTTACCTGAAATGCCCACAAGGTAGCAGTAATTAAACAAAAGAACTTTACCTGAAATGTCCACTGGATGGCAGTAAATactaatttaatttacatttactgcatttggcaCACGCtgtaatccagagcgatttacattttaaaatgtccatcatagaaatccctcatttggtttaatataaaatgtccatcatagaaatccctcatttggtttaatataaaaatacaattggcttaataactttactttactttatttactcaGTAcctaacattttttaaaaacaataaatattcttAAGAGTTGTATTTAATTTAAGTATTTCTTAAAAGAAGGTTTTTAGTTTGCGTTTGATTtttagtgactcagctgttctAACATCTAATGGAAGTTCAGAGTTCACCTGAATTGTCTGCAAGGTGTAAGTAAAAAAGTGTTCAACAGGCTTCTTGCAGTTGATTAAAATTATAACAAAATCCTGTACTGGTGTGTCACGCTCAtgtcagtacacacacacacacacacactggactgTTCCACAGGAGTGTTCTTAAGAGACagaatgaaaacagaaaaccTTGAGAGCAAAACATAGCCAAAGGTTTATTTTTACAGCAATATTATTCTAGTAGCAAAAAAAGACTCACTTCCCCTCCCCACTACGCACCTGAGCTGTTTTACATGCCCTATGCCCTGTCTAAAATGTCACAGCACCCTCGCAGATGTGATTGACATTATTGCCAAATCTGGCAAGAACAGCACAGCTCTACAGAGCACACGTACACTCAGAGTGGAATTCAGTGCAAGCTCTGGGAAAACCCACTACCACTGCACATTTTTGTTCAAATCTGTTTTATAAAATCACAAAACCAAATGGTCCATTTCCATATAAGACATTACAGCATATGAGTgttgaaaaaatacaaatctgaAAGAAGACTGGTAAGTTTATTCATTATAATGTATGCCTAGTTATGTTTTTAACAATCAATCCTTTTTCAGTCAGTGGATCAATTCTGGTCAACGCTGTCATGGTGAGAATCCAATGTGTGGAGATCAGACGTACAGAAAAGCAGATTTATTGCATAAAGACAAAGTTCAGAGCCGGTTTTGATTTTATCTTGCTCTGTCACCATGCACCTGGTACGTGGAGATGGACGCGTGAGAGGCGGAGCTTCACTGTTCACCCGTTTAACCAGAATGACCCCGTTGTGTCTGGACAGATGCAACGACccacaaaaaacacagattattaatgcaagataatACAATCACGTAAACAAGTTGATAAGAAGGCAGATTCGGTTCATGAATTGTGCAATTTTACCAGCAGCATGCTCACGCCACGCCGTCTTACCCAACACGTTATCATACCAAAACCACGCCGCATGTTATTAACGCTCCACACACAGCGAGCGCGCTGTGCCATCCTTCATTCTGGCAATGTGCATATTTAACCCTGGTCTTTATCAACAGGACTCATCACAgcatgaagaaataaataatttcaggATTGTCCAGTGGTTCTCACGTGACGCGTGGGACAGTGGCGACACCGAGAGCTAGTGTGTGTTTCTATTCAAGTATAAGCACGTGTGTGTGGGAACACCTGCGTCCAGGCTCTACTCCGCCTTGCGGCCCTTCGCCGCCGGGCCCACCAGGTAGGACTCGTAGAAGAAGGAGGCGAACAGCAGCAGGTAGCTGAGGTACATCAGAGAGCCCCAGGTGACGTTGGAGAGGTTGGAGGCGCAGTGCTGCGCGTGCATCCAGCCGTACACCATCAGCAGCACGGCCAGCCCCATCACCATCTGCAGGATCTGGCAGGCGGTGATGAGCACGGCGCAGGCCCGCGGGACCCTCACGCCGGCGGCCCGCGCGGCGTAGTAGCTGTACATGACGGCGTGCACGGTGAAGTTCATGGTGATGAACCAGCTGCCGCCGGCCACCTCGTCCTTGTAGGTGTACCAGGTGTAGAGCAGCACGGTGATGTGGTGGTACCAGTGCAGGAACATCAGCTTCTGCTTACGCAGCACGATGAAGAGGGTGTCGCCTGGAggtggggtcaaaggtcatggtGATACAATGAAGCGGATTTAAACACCAGCGTCTCCTCCCCACCCACCAAAACGCTCGCTGTAATCCTTTAAGGAACTTAACTACATGCCACCGTTTAAAACGTTTTGCCGTTTTTTCCGATGAGAAATGCCTGTCAAtgttgaatatctgcatacGTGTACAAAGGACCGGCATCAGCAACCATTAGTCCTGAGTTCCAGTggatttcattttacattttacatttagagcatttactagacgcccttatccagagcgacttacaatcagtagttacagggacagtccccccctggagacactcagggttaagtgtcttgctcagggacacaatggtagtaagtgggatttgaacctgggtcttctggttcataggcgagtgtgttacccactaggctactaccacccaattttaaaatgtttataggtaattattatatataatattttttattatttcagaattACTGAAAACTGGCTCTACATAATTCTACATAATTCGGTTTCTATAGTtgttgagttacaaaactaagagtcctgataaCTTGTCTAACCTGTCAGGAATAtaacatgctggggaattgttaagtgctagatgaaattttattttaattttgcgCAGTATGTGTGCaggtgcgtgtgttagtgttagactcattTGAAATACGTTTTTAACAAGTgggttttaatatattttaatgtatatatatatatatatatatacacacacacacacacacacacacatatgggtGTTTATAAAGAGGTTATGAGGTGTGTCGTACCCAGCTCCGGCACTTTGCTCAGAGTGAAGGCGAAGGCCCAGAACTTGGTAACCGGGGCGCGGTAGAAGGCGCTGTCACAGACGGACTGTCTGAAGCCGCTGTGCTGCAGGACGTTGAGCATGTACCAGTCGGTCCGCACAGCTCCGAGGATGCTGGAGAAGGGGGGGTCGAGGCACCAGAAAAACCAGAAATGTGTCACGAAAGTCCTCAAACCTGCTCTGTCACCGTCAGGCACCTACCCCCTTTTCCCATCTAAATTCCCATTTAAAGGTTATAACGCCTGAAAACTCTGTGGAGCAGCATCACACCTGCCAACCTGCTTTTATTGCTGATGAGAAAGGTAACCgtgtgatcatgtgatcatCTGTACGCGCAAGATGagacattattaataattcggGTAATCTGAATAGTACTGGTTAGTGAAAAACAAAACGTTACATTGAAAAGTGGCTGTTGTTCCTCACCTGAAGATGGCCAGGCTGAGTGACCACAGGGCCAGTGGCCCCCGCAGGTCCCACTTCGGCCTCTCCCTCATGTAACGGCGGCCAGCAAACACGAACAGTGCATATGCAAAGCAAATGACAAACGACTTGTCCCTGtccaatgcacacacacacacacacacacacacacagaacaatgcaAGACAGACAGGTTGTCCAAATTAGATGCACATAAACTAAAacaacaggacaaacaggacctGATTTACTGAATTATTCCTGAACCataaagtcatttttaatggctTGGCACCCCGTTTTTACGTATTACACCTCCGTACGTGATTGGTCGTCATAGGTGGTCTCATATTTGCTGCCATATCATGTGGACAGTGTGGACCTTTGCCGTCCTCATTATGGCTACTGATTATGCCACCttacagatgtttttttttacagaaatatttcTATTACACATTCAAAACAGCATTTGAGAGAGAATAAATGAATATCGTATAATCACATAATTATTGCAAACTTCTAGAGGGAGTTACTGTCAAATTACTGTGAATTTTAACGTGGACAGGTCACTGACAcgccgaacacacacacacacacacacacacaaagagagagagagacagaaagagagagggcaagacagagagagagagggagagacaaagagagaataataataataataattaattatcaAAACCAGAAATCTgttcaccaaagtgctgtacatataagaaataaaacactgaataaCACTGGTGAGGATAAAATGAGCATCAAGAGTAAAaccagaaataaagaaaaagggagagtgagagacagagggagggagagagagagagagagagagagagagagagagagaaatagagtaACGCTGCCCGGTGGAAGTACCGCGACGCGCAGGTGACGCGCAGGAATCTCTCACCAGTTCTGTTGCATCCACCGGATCGCGCCGCTCTCGTCGAACCGCCGCTCGAACTCGTACTCCGCCAGGGGAGGGCTGGGACCGGACCGGTTCATGGCGAAAGAGGAGGTCTGGAGCCCGCGGAGCGCGAAGGGAGACTGTCCCGAACTTCCCCGGCCGTCCCGCTCCCGGTGGTATAAAAGAGAAAGTGACGTCACGCACCGGGCGGTATAAAGACGAAAGTGACGTCACGCACCGGGCGGGCTCTGTTAATTCGCTGTTTCCTATGGGTTCGTTTCTATCCTAAATGTACGATTAACTAGTCGCAATAATAAATTGTTTAGCAGAATATACAATATTCAATAGAATATACAAATTCAGAATATACAAATTGAATTATTGTGAATTGTTATATATATTCGATCTACTGTTATATAGATTAAAACGTTTATTTAAAATCGGTACCTTTATAATCCTTGCGGGGACGATAATTGtagttttgtaattttttatgtgtagtatttaaaacaaataagaaacgCCAAGGTGCAATACGATTAAGTTGCACGTTAAGATTCAGCACACTTTAGAAGGTTGATTCAGGTGACGTGCGATTCACGAACGAACTGAATCGCCTGCCGAAATGACTCTCATTATGATTCAAATCACTGCACTCTCTTGCGCTGTGGTTGGTTGCCAACTCTCAGTCTGCCCATTTTACCAACACTAACAAGTcataatttttgtttttattatgtatttgcatgcccattaaaatatatatgttttgtatTTGATTGCTGAACGAATCCGTAACCGAAAAAAACACGAAGCGTTTTATGAAGTGAACGAACCAAATCACTAAACCGATTCTTCATGCACATCACACGTTACAGCCACACGATGGCTCTTCCTGCCTGTGAAATGTTTTCTCGCACTGTACGTATACGGTGTGCATAATGTTCTCTATCATGTTTGGATTTAACCGGcctcgtttttcttttttcatcctgtcaTCATTTCCTCTGTCATCATTAACAAGCTATTAAACGACATTTTCCTGATATACATCGGATCGACCATGTGTTGTATACGACCGGCACAACTTGAGTCTCGACCCCCCCCCAAGCGCGCCCCACCCGTCGGACGGGTccggcggcggcgcgcgcgCCCGAGCCGGCGCGCTCCCGCGGCGCCCACTGGGCATGCTCGCGCCGGCTCGGGCTGGGGGCGCGCGAGCGTGCGGGAGCGTGCCGCAGAGACGCGTCCCGGCCGCCGCGGGAGCGCGCTTCGCCCCTTCCCACGGACccgccgcagccgccgccgccgacgcGGTGATGCCAGCGTGGTGCCCCGTGTCGGCCGCGTCCTTCCGGTGAGTGACGCATCGCGCCGCCGCATGCAGCCCGCGCAGTGCGCGTTCTCGCACCGCGTCCTGGGTTCTTGTTCGGGTTCTCGCCGGTGCTGTCGGAACGTGCAGACCATGCAGAACATGCACAGCACACGCGCGTACCGCGCACAGGACCCTGCAAGTTGGGTTAATGCCCACGTCATTCCACAGTTGGGACAAATGTTGCACACACTCACTGTCGTACAGGTCACGTCTTTTTTATCGGACGTTCTTGGCTGCAGATCGGAGTCTGGGAGGTGTGACTCATCATATCTCTGATCGCAGGTGCATCTTCGTGTCACTGTAGTCATGGCACACGTGAAGTGGGGTTGATGGCTGCATCGGTCCCGAGGGGGTCACCGCATCCTCCACGGCGGAGCAGAGGTCGTTATCGGACACGGCATGTGCACGTTCATGGATTTCCAGTGTCCAGCTGTGACACGAATGACCTGCTTTGACGACGATAAAGCTCATtcgtgaccttttttatttatccattAAGATGCAATTACGCTAACatctagaaaaaaatatttatatttactgtaaatgaatatatataaaatacagtcACATATAACAGGTGGTTTACAATGTTTTCAAGATTATTCAGTAGTAGTGGACGAATGTATTTATGTGAGAATATTTACAGTTTAGATGCTGACATTGCCCGCCTACCTAGTCTTTTCCGGTCATTTTTAACATCTGATATGAAAAGTGACGTACTGTAATGGTGTTATTAACACTGTCTGTATTATTATGATTTGATTATCTGTTTTCTGGACCCTGTACCATGAATCAGCACAATCTCCACCCTAAATCCAGAACTTCACTAATTTTCAGGTGCATGCTTCTAAGATTGGGGGTCACACTATTGTCTTGGGGTGCAGGTTTGTATCCCACTTTGGTGACCACTATGAACCTGTTTGCTGTTCATCACAAACACATGACTACCGCAGAATTTGAAACCCCATCAGATGTGTCCGTAAAAGGCTGGAAGACCTTTGATGTGAGTgatgtgagtgcgtgtgtgagtgtgtgtgtgtgtaattgtttggCTGAGGAAGTGTGTCCTCTATCATTCATCTGTGCCAAACGCCTCCCACAAATGcagatgttccttttttttcctcttgccTTTCCGTAACCTTGATTTAGAtccttttaaaaatctttttccaAAGTATGATTATCCAGCTATTACATGATGAAATTGCTGCAATGTGATGGTCTGCACGCCTGCTCGCTGTAAGGAGTTTCATGATGCACCTCAGCATCCAGCGTGCCGATGACCTGCTTTAGTTCCGGATGCTCACAGCGGGCCGTGCTGCGCTTGTGACAGACGTGCTTCTGCAGAAAAGGCCACGACTCAGTTAGCTATTCAGGGAGCGCCGCAAGTATCAGAATGCAAGTAAATGGCTGATTTTACTTGGCGGGAAGGTGCTGTCCTCAGATTAAAAAGTTTGCACCAGAAGCTTTCCAACACAACACAGAAAGTCGTGTCTCGATGACAAGACTGAGGAGAGGGATAACCGTTGTCCTTCAGATGTTTAGATGCAAGGCATGAGCCCTTTGAGCCGCTTGAGACacttacggccataccacccTGAGAACCCCGGAAGCTAAGCAGGAtcgggcctggttactacttggatgggaggaagtggccctgtaatcagaaggttattggtttaaatcccgatccaccaaggtgccactgagaaaagtaccgtccgcacacactgctccctgggcgcctgtcatggatgcccactgctcaccaagggtgatggttaaatacagaggacacatttcaccgtgtgcactgtgctgctgtgtatgacaatcacttaactttttttttacaaaatgtacaaaaattgcCGAGATGCATCGCGAGATTAATCAATTTGTTGACGTGATCATTGTACTTGATTTGAATattgagaccagtgaaggctcACACCtctaataacattaataattaattttatttatatagtgCATTTCTCATATGCGGGCTGCATGGTGGCGCTGCGTTTAGGTACGTAGCCAAGGTAGTGAGTTTGAATCCTCGTGTGTgtggtttcctccgggttctccggtctCCTCCCACCACCTGAAGGCAcacacactaggtgaattgtccgtaggtgtgagGGTAAGTgaatggtatgtgtgtgtggtgccccACCCCAGGTGAGTCCCCGTCCCGTGGCCAGACTAAGCAGTTATGAAAAGTTATGATGTACATACAGGGTCCCTGCAGTcagaatttgaaaagagaatttttcaggccttgaaaagttttaaGTATAACATATAACATTCGGGAAAAGTAATTTAAATTGGATTGACAGGTGATTGTAtgacatttacgacatttacagTGAGTTGCtgcaccctggagcaactcagggttaagtgtcttgctcagggacacaatggtagtaagtggggtttgggtcttctggttcaaaggcgagtgtgttacccactaggcaactaccacctaTATGTAGTAAATGACATGAAGTACTTGGTTCCTTTAAGATTGTGCAAGAGACTATTGTCTGAAGGTAAAACTACCATGTTTAAAAGCGCAGGTCTGCAGTATCTTTGCTGCTGCGTGTGTTGCTTCCATGTTCCAGAAATTTCTCAGCCaagtgtctccttttaaaagtcgtttaaattacagctgatgaccTAATGGGCTCCATTTTACTCTGGCTCGCgctggaggaagaaacactaaGTTCGGCTTTTTAGGGTAGTCGTGAGTTTAGTTTAAAAGAATTCTGGTAAATCtgagtttttgcaattttttttctttcttcgcATTTGCACAGTTAacgtatggtcatgaaaatttgcctttgagtcattgaaaagtcatggaaattcttttcaTATAATATGTAATAACCCTGTACATAATGTAATATAACGGAAGTATGTATTCTAGTAGAAGTTTTTCGTTTCTTTAACGTAAGTGATATATTACATGAAAGGGGTGTGGCCAAATAAGTTGCCTACTCCTTTTTCAAAATCAAGAATGAATTGTGTTATGTAATTGTATTGAAAGtgaatatgtttgtttgttcacCGTTTTATGTACCAGAATACACGGCAGGATGCGTTTA
Coding sequences within it:
- the LOC114784390 gene encoding elongation of very long chain fatty acids protein 6-like, producing MNRSGPSPPLAEYEFERRFDESGAIRWMQQNWDKSFVICFAYALFVFAGRRYMRERPKWDLRGPLALWSLSLAIFSILGAVRTDWYMLNVLQHSGFRQSVCDSAFYRAPVTKFWAFAFTLSKVPELGDTLFIVLRKQKLMFLHWYHHITVLLYTWYTYKDEVAGGSWFITMNFTVHAVMYSYYAARAAGVRVPRACAVLITACQILQMVMGLAVLLMVYGWMHAQHCASNLSNVTWGSLMYLSYLLLFASFFYESYLVGPAAKGRKAE